From one Alicyclobacillus acidocaldarius subsp. acidocaldarius Tc-4-1 genomic stretch:
- a CDS encoding ABC transporter ATP-binding protein, with the protein MRLESYANRFPHELSGGQQQRVALARALAPRPQVLLFDEPFAAIDTQIRRELRTFVRQVHDEMGVTSVFVTHDQEEALEVADRVLVLHEGNVEQFGTPEEVYEKPGTLFVASFIGESNVLTRAVQNGRIEVAGAALPVDPAVSDGSEVAVVVRPKDVELQPASEREAHAQVVRSAFKGSYSACWIRTNDGEVWEVHVPNADRHRWSPGAWVHMNVTRWFIFPR; encoded by the coding sequence ATGCGGCTGGAGTCGTATGCGAATCGCTTTCCGCACGAGCTTTCGGGAGGGCAGCAGCAGCGCGTGGCCTTGGCGCGGGCACTGGCTCCTCGCCCGCAGGTGCTCCTCTTTGACGAACCGTTCGCCGCCATTGACACCCAGATTCGGCGTGAACTGAGGACGTTTGTCCGCCAGGTCCACGATGAAATGGGCGTGACGAGCGTATTTGTCACACACGATCAGGAGGAGGCGCTGGAAGTGGCGGACCGGGTGCTCGTCCTGCACGAGGGGAACGTCGAACAGTTCGGGACGCCGGAAGAGGTTTATGAAAAGCCTGGGACGCTTTTCGTGGCCTCCTTTATCGGGGAGTCCAACGTGTTGACGCGCGCCGTGCAAAACGGCCGAATCGAGGTGGCGGGCGCGGCTCTGCCCGTCGATCCCGCCGTGTCTGATGGTTCGGAGGTGGCCGTGGTGGTGCGCCCCAAGGATGTCGAGCTTCAGCCTGCGAGCGAACGCGAAGCGCACGCGCAGGTGGTGCGATCCGCCTTCAAAGGCTCGTACAGCGCGTGCTGGATTCGCACGAACGATGGCGAAGTGTGGGAAGTTCACGTCCCGAACGCGGATCGCCATCGCTGGTCCCCGGGCGCGTGGGTGCACATGAACGTGACGAGGTGGTTTATCTTTCCGCGCTGA
- the bioB gene encoding biotin synthase BioB has product MRLTMGAMAVIDLRVYPSRWASLAQRVLDGRAVTRQEALDILRSSDDELLDLLAAAFLIRMRYFGRKVKLNMIINAKSKMCPEDCAYCSQSAISKAPVAKYPLVSKEDIIAGAREAERRKAGTYCIVISGRRPSDREVERIAEAVEEIRATTRLKICCCLGLLTPGQAERLARAGVHRYNHNLNTSRDRYADICTTHTYDDRVQTLERVKEAGISPCSGVIFGMGESDEEAVDMAFALKELDADSIPCNFLNPIPGTPLEGMETLNPRRCLKLLCMMRFVNPSKEIRIAGGRERNLRSLQVLGLYPANSIFVGDYLTTPGQAPTEDWAMIEDLGFEIEECAL; this is encoded by the coding sequence ATGAGGTTGACGATGGGAGCGATGGCCGTGATCGATCTGCGCGTGTATCCCAGCCGATGGGCGTCTCTCGCCCAGCGCGTCCTCGACGGTCGAGCCGTGACGCGCCAAGAAGCCCTCGACATTCTGCGCTCGAGCGACGACGAACTCCTGGATCTCCTCGCCGCCGCCTTCCTGATCCGCATGCGCTACTTCGGCAGGAAGGTCAAGCTCAACATGATTATCAACGCCAAGTCGAAGATGTGCCCCGAGGACTGCGCGTACTGCTCTCAGTCCGCCATCTCCAAGGCCCCAGTGGCCAAGTATCCGCTGGTCTCGAAAGAGGACATCATCGCTGGCGCGCGCGAAGCCGAGCGCCGCAAGGCCGGCACCTATTGCATTGTCATCAGCGGCAGGCGGCCGTCGGATCGGGAGGTTGAGCGCATCGCCGAGGCCGTGGAGGAAATCCGGGCCACCACGAGACTCAAGATCTGCTGCTGCCTCGGGCTCCTGACGCCCGGCCAGGCGGAGAGGCTCGCCCGGGCCGGGGTGCACCGCTACAATCACAACTTGAACACGAGCCGAGATCGATATGCCGACATCTGCACCACCCACACCTATGACGATCGCGTCCAGACCCTGGAGCGCGTGAAAGAGGCGGGCATCTCGCCGTGTTCGGGGGTCATCTTCGGCATGGGCGAATCGGATGAAGAGGCAGTGGACATGGCGTTTGCGCTGAAGGAGTTGGACGCCGACTCTATCCCGTGCAACTTCCTGAATCCCATCCCGGGCACGCCGCTCGAAGGCATGGAGACCCTGAATCCGCGGCGGTGCCTGAAGCTTCTCTGCATGATGCGCTTCGTGAATCCGTCGAAGGAGATCCGCATCGCGGGCGGGCGCGAACGCAACCTGCGCAGCCTGCAGGTGCTTGGCCTGTACCCGGCCAACTCCATCTTCGTCGGGGACTATCTGACGACGCCCGGGCAGGCGCCGACGGAGGACTGGGCGATGATTGAAGACCTCGGGTTTGAGATTGAAGAATGCGCGTTGTAG
- a CDS encoding G1 family glutamic endopeptidase encodes MNTKAWKAPALATASLLAAGALAVWPHISAAPVAPAIYHAPRQALSPNTAPKPNSIQASSFGWSASNWSGYAVTGSTYNDITGNWIVPAVSPSKKNTYSSSWIGIDGFNNSDLIQTGTEQDYVNGHAQYDAWWEILPAPETVISSMTIAPGDHMSAHIHNNGNGTWTITLTDVTRNETFSTTQSYSGPGSSAEWIQEAPEIGGRIATLANYGETTFDPGTVNGGNPGVTMSDGGYMVQNNAVVSVPSAPDSDTDGFNVAYGSNQPSPPVS; translated from the coding sequence ATGAACACCAAGGCATGGAAAGCGCCAGCTTTGGCAACCGCATCGCTTCTCGCGGCTGGAGCACTGGCGGTATGGCCGCACATCTCGGCAGCACCTGTAGCACCCGCCATCTATCACGCGCCGCGGCAAGCGCTGTCACCGAACACGGCGCCGAAGCCCAACAGTATCCAGGCGTCCAGTTTCGGCTGGTCCGCCTCGAACTGGTCCGGGTATGCGGTCACCGGCAGCACGTACAACGACATCACGGGCAACTGGATTGTGCCCGCGGTGAGCCCCTCCAAGAAAAATACGTACTCATCCAGTTGGATTGGTATTGATGGTTTCAACAACAGCGATCTCATCCAGACCGGCACCGAGCAGGACTATGTGAACGGCCACGCGCAATACGACGCCTGGTGGGAGATCCTCCCCGCGCCTGAGACCGTCATCTCCTCCATGACCATCGCACCGGGAGATCACATGAGCGCTCACATTCACAACAACGGCAACGGGACCTGGACCATCACCCTGACCGACGTCACGCGAAACGAGACGTTTTCGACCACGCAGTCGTACTCGGGCCCCGGCTCCTCCGCCGAGTGGATCCAGGAGGCGCCTGAGATTGGCGGCCGGATCGCCACCCTCGCGAACTACGGCGAGACCACGTTCGATCCCGGCACCGTGAACGGCGGCAACCCGGGCGTGACGATGTCCGACGGCGGCTACATGGTGCAAAACAACGCGGTGGTTTCGGTGCCATCCGCGCCCGACTCCGACACCGACGGGTTCAACGTCGCGTACGGTTCCAACCAACCGAGCCCGCCCGTATCTTGA
- a CDS encoding AMP-binding protein, whose protein sequence is MRRGVIHEILFDAAWHHGNKEIVSGDVRLTYAESWERVVKAARALRRMGIRRGEVLGILDVNSHQAFELQYAASLLGAIAHPLNFRLPLHHLVHTVRQGQDRILFAGRALRPTAEALRPHVCHIVWLGTADASDSTDSHADFHYEDLLSGEEATSTPDPGVTDADPYSLLHTTGTTGRPKAMRYRHRDIVQAPLQIAHHLAVHETGAKLTADDVVMPLIPFFHIHAWGTPIFAPYLGLKLVLPGKATPAEQIRLVQSEGVTWSNMVPTQLLMLLDAMRNEGENALRLKVLTGGSQLPMGLASRAYEAGVRYSVIYGGSDQLCAAMTVSAHVPGSRENLEALSSRLAPIPMVRMSIRGQDGGALPADGHSVGELWVESPWLPDGYVDDEAATQQAYVDGWFRTGDLAVAHPDCTFSVVDRVKDAVKSGGEWIIPSVIESVISEIHGVRMAAMIGRPDERWGERPVAILAADEQLDASAVEAHLAKAVEDGRLARFWLPDAIHIVQDLPLTSAGKVDKVALRAMFAPT, encoded by the coding sequence ATGCGCCGGGGTGTCATTCACGAAATCCTGTTCGACGCCGCGTGGCACCACGGCAACAAGGAGATCGTGAGCGGGGACGTGAGACTCACTTATGCAGAGTCCTGGGAGCGAGTGGTGAAGGCGGCACGCGCCTTGCGCCGAATGGGCATCAGGCGCGGAGAGGTATTGGGCATTCTTGATGTCAATTCGCATCAGGCGTTTGAACTGCAGTACGCAGCAAGCTTGCTGGGCGCCATCGCTCACCCGCTCAACTTTCGCTTGCCTCTCCATCACCTTGTGCACACAGTGCGGCAAGGACAAGACCGCATCCTCTTCGCCGGTCGCGCATTGCGTCCGACAGCCGAAGCGCTGCGACCACACGTATGTCATATCGTATGGCTTGGCACCGCCGATGCAAGCGATTCCACAGATTCGCACGCCGATTTCCACTACGAAGATCTGTTATCTGGAGAGGAAGCAACTTCGACCCCTGATCCAGGCGTGACCGACGCAGATCCGTATTCGCTGCTTCACACCACGGGCACCACCGGCCGCCCGAAGGCCATGCGCTACCGCCACCGCGACATCGTTCAGGCGCCGTTGCAAATTGCGCACCATCTCGCCGTGCATGAGACGGGCGCGAAACTCACGGCAGACGACGTGGTGATGCCTCTCATCCCATTCTTCCACATCCACGCCTGGGGCACGCCCATCTTCGCGCCCTACCTCGGCCTGAAACTGGTCCTGCCGGGCAAAGCGACGCCCGCAGAACAGATCCGACTCGTTCAATCGGAAGGCGTCACCTGGTCGAACATGGTGCCGACCCAACTCCTGATGTTGCTCGACGCCATGCGCAATGAGGGCGAAAACGCGCTTCGGCTCAAGGTCTTGACCGGCGGATCGCAGTTGCCCATGGGCCTTGCCTCGCGGGCTTACGAAGCGGGCGTCCGCTACTCCGTGATCTACGGCGGATCGGACCAGCTCTGCGCAGCCATGACGGTGAGCGCGCACGTCCCGGGCTCACGGGAGAATCTCGAGGCGCTCTCGAGTCGGCTCGCCCCGATTCCCATGGTGCGGATGTCCATCCGCGGCCAAGACGGCGGCGCGCTGCCCGCGGACGGCCACTCGGTGGGCGAACTGTGGGTAGAAAGCCCCTGGCTTCCGGATGGCTATGTGGACGACGAGGCCGCGACACAACAGGCCTACGTGGATGGCTGGTTTCGCACGGGCGATCTCGCTGTCGCACACCCGGATTGCACCTTCTCGGTCGTCGATCGCGTCAAGGATGCCGTCAAGAGCGGCGGCGAATGGATCATTCCAAGCGTGATTGAATCGGTGATCTCAGAAATCCACGGCGTGCGGATGGCTGCCATGATCGGGCGCCCGGACGAGCGCTGGGGAGAGCGGCCCGTGGCCATCCTTGCCGCAGATGAGCAGCTCGACGCATCGGCGGTCGAGGCGCACCTGGCGAAGGCGGTGGAGGACGGGCGCCTAGCGCGCTTCTGGCTCCCGGACGCGATTCACATCGTGCAGGATCTCCCGCTCACGAGCGCGGGCAAGGTCGATAAAGTGGCGCTCCGCGCGATGTTCGCCCCCACCTGA
- a CDS encoding aminotransferase class I/II-fold pyridoxal phosphate-dependent enzyme yields the protein MQELSGRTRQLVFASMRRFADLVADEPDAIILTIGQPHFPTPAHIAEAAKRAIDEGFTSYTPNRGIRPLREAASAYYERFTGHRYDPDREVLVTVGTTHAIDIAMRALLAPGDEVIIPAPAYPGYEGAVRLAGGNPVFVDTRATGFLLTPDALLQAVTPRTKLLILASPANPTGTVYSEDELSKLARICVERDLYVLSDEIYAELQFDGSPASISRMPGMRDRTLVIHGLSKSHSMTGWRIGFAFAPASITAEMAKAAQFSVSCPSSISQMAALEALTRGHEDSRPMREVYRMNLALAVQALRAMGVPVVEPAGAFYVFPELPRALHMTSDAFCEALAREAHVALVSGTCFTHCGEGYVRISLACPPEALQEALGRIARFVERRRQG from the coding sequence ATGCAGGAACTCTCAGGTCGCACGCGCCAACTGGTGTTCGCCAGCATGCGCCGATTTGCCGATCTCGTCGCGGACGAACCGGACGCCATCATCCTCACCATTGGCCAGCCGCACTTTCCCACACCTGCGCACATTGCGGAGGCGGCCAAGCGGGCCATTGACGAGGGCTTCACGTCGTACACCCCAAACCGCGGCATCCGCCCGCTGCGCGAAGCCGCCTCTGCCTACTACGAGCGCTTCACCGGACACCGATATGATCCGGACCGCGAGGTGCTCGTCACCGTGGGGACCACGCACGCCATTGACATCGCCATGCGGGCGCTCCTCGCGCCAGGCGACGAGGTGATCATTCCTGCACCTGCCTACCCGGGCTATGAGGGCGCCGTGCGTTTGGCAGGGGGAAACCCCGTCTTCGTCGACACGCGGGCCACGGGCTTTCTCCTGACGCCGGACGCCCTTCTGCAGGCCGTCACGCCGCGCACGAAACTGCTCATTCTCGCTTCGCCCGCCAATCCGACCGGCACCGTCTACAGCGAGGACGAGCTTTCCAAGCTCGCTCGGATCTGCGTGGAGCGGGATCTGTACGTGTTGTCGGACGAAATTTACGCCGAGCTTCAGTTTGACGGCTCGCCTGCCAGCATCTCGCGCATGCCGGGGATGCGGGATCGAACCCTCGTCATTCACGGGCTGTCGAAGTCCCACAGCATGACGGGGTGGCGGATTGGGTTTGCGTTCGCGCCGGCTTCCATCACTGCGGAAATGGCGAAAGCCGCGCAGTTCAGCGTGAGCTGCCCGTCGAGCATCAGTCAGATGGCGGCGCTTGAAGCGCTGACCCGCGGCCACGAGGACAGTCGGCCGATGCGAGAGGTGTATCGCATGAATCTCGCTCTCGCCGTGCAGGCACTTCGGGCCATGGGCGTGCCGGTGGTGGAACCAGCGGGGGCCTTTTACGTCTTTCCAGAGTTGCCGAGGGCGCTCCACATGACATCTGACGCCTTCTGCGAGGCGCTGGCGCGGGAGGCGCACGTGGCGCTCGTCTCCGGGACGTGCTTCACGCATTGCGGCGAGGGATATGTGCGCATTTCGCTCGCGTGTCCTCCGGAGGCGTTGCAGGAAGCGCTCGGCCGCATCGCGCGGTTCGTGGAGCGGCGCCGGCAAGGGTGA
- a CDS encoding ABC transporter permease subunit, whose translation MSKVWTVVGTSIAYVWLLLLVGVPFAAVLVGALAGGWGPFWQSVTSQEALFALRMTGEITGVTLLANLVLGLPMAFWIARRAPGWWMVQWLVELPLSVSPVVAGLALIVVYGPNALVGAFLLHIHVKVAFAFPGMVLATIFVTLPFIVHETVPAICAIGDTQEQAAYVLGASPWRTLWRVWLPQLKWSILYGLALTTARSLGQFGAVLVVSGSIVMVTETATLFVYQASVNNEMQAAYAVSALLALASFALILLLQFLKRAGGRNLRDH comes from the coding sequence ATGTCTAAGGTTTGGACGGTTGTCGGGACTTCGATAGCGTATGTGTGGCTGTTGCTCCTGGTGGGGGTTCCGTTCGCCGCGGTCCTCGTAGGCGCCTTGGCCGGAGGCTGGGGCCCATTTTGGCAGAGCGTGACCTCGCAGGAGGCGCTCTTCGCGCTTCGAATGACGGGTGAAATCACCGGGGTGACTCTGCTTGCCAACCTGGTGCTCGGCCTTCCTATGGCGTTTTGGATTGCCAGACGCGCACCAGGTTGGTGGATGGTGCAGTGGCTGGTGGAACTACCGCTGTCCGTATCTCCGGTCGTCGCGGGGTTGGCACTCATCGTCGTGTATGGGCCGAACGCGCTCGTCGGGGCATTCCTGTTGCACATCCATGTGAAGGTTGCATTTGCCTTTCCGGGTATGGTGCTCGCGACCATCTTCGTGACGCTTCCCTTCATCGTGCATGAAACCGTGCCAGCCATTTGCGCCATCGGTGATACGCAAGAACAGGCTGCGTACGTGCTCGGCGCATCGCCGTGGCGGACGTTGTGGCGCGTGTGGCTGCCCCAATTGAAGTGGAGCATCTTGTACGGATTGGCCCTCACCACGGCCCGTTCATTGGGTCAATTTGGGGCGGTGCTCGTGGTGTCTGGCAGCATCGTCATGGTGACCGAGACCGCGACGCTGTTCGTGTATCAGGCCTCCGTCAACAACGAAATGCAGGCTGCCTATGCGGTGTCCGCCCTTTTGGCGCTGGCCTCGTTTGCACTCATCCTGTTGTTGCAATTCCTGAAGCGTGCAGGGGGGAGGAACCTGCGTGACCATTGA
- a CDS encoding ATP-binding cassette domain-containing protein — MTIEFVGVEKIYPGGARSVRGVSFQIREGEMVGLLGPSGSGKTTILRIIAGLERPTKGDVWIGGKRVTDLPPQKRNVGLVFQNYALFQHMTVYDNVSFGLRENRFRRTRWTRA, encoded by the coding sequence GTGACCATTGAGTTCGTCGGCGTTGAAAAAATCTACCCAGGCGGCGCGCGATCCGTCCGAGGGGTCTCCTTCCAAATTCGCGAGGGAGAGATGGTGGGACTGCTGGGTCCGAGCGGAAGCGGAAAGACCACCATCCTGCGCATCATCGCGGGACTCGAACGTCCAACCAAGGGCGATGTGTGGATTGGGGGCAAGCGGGTCACGGATCTGCCCCCTCAAAAGCGAAATGTGGGGCTCGTGTTTCAGAACTACGCGCTGTTTCAGCACATGACCGTTTATGACAACGTATCCTTTGGCCTCAGGGAAAACCGGTTCCGAAGGACGAGATGGACGCGCGCGTAA
- a CDS encoding N-acetyldiaminopimelate deacetylase: MTWDVYEARRALHQIPEPGFREFETQKLVLSYLQALPQDHLEIRTWETGVIALVKGHSPKRRVGWRADMDGLPVAEETGVPYASRHEGMMHACGHDVHMAVALGLAQHFAHNPPPDDLVLVFQPAEEGPGGAQPMLASEAFQAVRPEMIFALHVQPDMAVGEIGIRPGVLFANTSELFIDLVGQGGHAAYPHRANDMVVAGAHLVTALQTIVARNVDPLDSAVITVGRLESGTKMNIIAERARLEGTIRALNAATMPHLKNRIEAVAAGIERMFNCQAEIDYGANYYQVYNDERLTRGFMRFVEEAGLAQVQEVPPAMTGEDFGYFLREIPGFLFWLGAATPYGLHHAKMLPDERCIDVALRVLIPYFAERRYEG, encoded by the coding sequence ATGACGTGGGACGTGTATGAAGCGAGGCGCGCCCTGCACCAGATACCAGAGCCCGGGTTTCGTGAGTTTGAGACGCAGAAGCTTGTGCTCTCGTATCTGCAGGCGCTGCCGCAGGATCACCTGGAGATCCGCACGTGGGAGACGGGCGTGATCGCGCTCGTGAAGGGACACAGTCCGAAGCGGCGCGTGGGCTGGCGCGCGGACATGGACGGGCTGCCCGTGGCGGAGGAGACGGGCGTCCCGTACGCGTCGCGCCATGAGGGCATGATGCACGCCTGCGGGCACGACGTACACATGGCCGTCGCGCTCGGCCTCGCCCAGCACTTCGCCCATAACCCTCCGCCGGACGATCTCGTCCTGGTGTTTCAGCCCGCTGAGGAGGGCCCGGGCGGCGCGCAGCCGATGCTCGCGAGCGAGGCGTTTCAGGCCGTGCGGCCGGAGATGATCTTCGCCCTGCACGTGCAGCCCGACATGGCTGTAGGCGAGATTGGAATCCGACCCGGCGTCCTGTTTGCCAACACGTCCGAGCTGTTCATCGATCTCGTCGGCCAAGGCGGCCACGCGGCCTATCCGCACCGGGCCAACGACATGGTGGTGGCAGGTGCACACCTTGTGACGGCGCTGCAGACCATCGTGGCGCGAAACGTGGATCCGCTGGACAGCGCGGTCATCACCGTGGGGCGGCTGGAATCGGGCACGAAGATGAATATCATCGCGGAGCGCGCGCGCCTCGAGGGCACCATCCGGGCACTCAACGCGGCCACCATGCCCCACCTCAAGAACCGAATTGAGGCGGTGGCAGCGGGGATTGAGCGGATGTTTAACTGCCAGGCCGAGATCGACTACGGCGCGAATTACTACCAGGTGTACAACGACGAGCGCCTCACCCGCGGCTTCATGCGGTTTGTCGAGGAGGCCGGGCTCGCCCAGGTGCAAGAAGTGCCGCCCGCCATGACAGGCGAGGATTTCGGCTACTTTCTGCGCGAAATCCCGGGCTTCCTGTTCTGGCTCGGCGCGGCCACGCCGTACGGCCTGCACCACGCCAAGATGCTCCCGGACGAGCGATGCATCGACGTGGCGCTGCGCGTGCTCATCCCGTACTTCGCCGAGCGGCGGTACGAGGGTTGA
- a CDS encoding bifunctional 5,10-methylenetetrahydrofolate dehydrogenase/5,10-methenyltetrahydrofolate cyclohydrolase — MPKPLLGRPVAKALSHDVRKTVETWKSRGVQPKLVTLLANDDHAASVYANQKKRIAERLGIQCDVIELPQQCETEAIVREIQALNDDPSVHGIMIEMPLAPSVDVQRVVGAIHALKDVDGLSPCHSFAKPTPEAALYPATPLACIRLLKHYGYELKGADVTLVGCGQTVGMPLLHLLIAEGATVAACHEHTRDVRAHLRDSEIAIVAVGKGGLLGPDMVHEGLTVVDVGISQGENGDVQGDLAPEAAAKTKAYTPTPGGVGAVTTVQIFANLMHAMELQEAAGMV, encoded by the coding sequence ATGCCGAAACCGTTGCTTGGCCGTCCCGTCGCCAAAGCGTTGTCCCACGATGTCAGGAAGACCGTGGAGACCTGGAAGTCGCGCGGCGTGCAGCCGAAACTCGTGACCCTGCTCGCCAATGACGATCACGCCGCGAGCGTGTACGCCAACCAAAAGAAGCGCATCGCGGAGCGGCTCGGCATCCAGTGCGACGTGATCGAGCTGCCGCAACAGTGCGAGACGGAGGCGATTGTGCGCGAAATTCAGGCGCTGAACGACGATCCGTCCGTCCACGGCATCATGATTGAGATGCCGCTCGCGCCTTCGGTCGACGTGCAGCGCGTGGTGGGCGCGATTCACGCCTTGAAGGATGTGGACGGACTGTCGCCGTGCCACTCCTTCGCCAAGCCGACGCCGGAAGCCGCACTCTACCCCGCGACGCCGCTCGCGTGCATCCGCCTGCTCAAACACTATGGCTACGAGCTCAAAGGTGCCGACGTCACGCTCGTCGGCTGCGGTCAGACCGTCGGCATGCCGCTCTTGCACCTGCTCATCGCCGAAGGCGCGACCGTGGCCGCGTGCCACGAGCACACGCGCGATGTCCGCGCCCATTTGCGCGACAGCGAAATTGCCATCGTTGCAGTGGGAAAAGGCGGCCTGCTCGGCCCTGACATGGTGCACGAGGGCCTGACCGTCGTCGATGTGGGTATCTCGCAAGGGGAAAACGGAGACGTGCAGGGCGATCTCGCGCCGGAAGCCGCGGCGAAGACGAAGGCCTACACGCCAACGCCCGGCGGCGTGGGCGCCGTCACCACGGTGCAAATCTTCGCCAACCTCATGCACGCCATGGAGCTCCAGGAAGCCGCAGGCATGGTGTAA
- a CDS encoding acyl-CoA dehydrogenase family protein, which translates to MRALSYAYGTNHFSQDIVLQDILRHFWPQFEAHEADLTRFGAIAGREVYETVYHVDHDAPPVLVQHNLDGKRIDRARLSPSHLALLKALAFINRPPYEGDSWHHHFAYGYLIGDPGLYCVLTITNQVAYAIHKYAPEFAEWKEALLSGRAFGATWMTEVQGGSDLGANQTTARFDGEVWRLSGDKYFASGAGLTDYAIATARPEGAPSGPKGLALFLVPRLRKDGNLNFHVRRLKDKSATRAVPSGEVEFADTEAFLIGDKHLGIYYTLENLTVSRLANAAGAMGIVQKALLEVMQRVRHRRSFGHALRDHALIRRDLTDFAVRHAGGLALTFQAIDLFDQAWQERPPYSPKYHLARLYTHLAKTRTADHAAHLTAMAMELFGGLGFLEEYAIARWHREALITPIWEGPSNIQALDFLETLMKLGSVDDVIDRIAAPLLGRGVPGGNDAVKRVRQEVAALRALPRPEAEWQSKSVLRTVADLAQAASLYRLAETAGERYEKLGQLYLSHFLDGQEYPSWAFYDSSVWGWM; encoded by the coding sequence ATGCGCGCGCTGTCGTACGCCTACGGCACCAACCACTTCTCCCAGGATATTGTGCTCCAGGACATACTGCGCCACTTCTGGCCGCAATTCGAGGCGCACGAGGCCGATCTCACCCGTTTCGGCGCCATCGCCGGCCGCGAAGTGTACGAGACGGTGTACCACGTCGATCACGACGCCCCACCCGTCCTCGTCCAGCACAATCTCGACGGCAAGCGGATCGACCGCGCCCGCCTCTCCCCCTCCCACCTCGCCTTACTGAAAGCGCTTGCCTTCATCAACCGTCCGCCCTACGAAGGCGATTCCTGGCATCACCATTTCGCGTACGGCTACCTCATCGGCGATCCCGGCCTGTATTGCGTCCTGACCATCACGAACCAGGTGGCGTATGCGATTCACAAGTATGCGCCGGAATTCGCGGAGTGGAAGGAAGCGCTCCTCTCCGGCCGGGCGTTTGGCGCCACGTGGATGACCGAAGTCCAGGGCGGGAGCGATCTCGGCGCCAATCAGACCACGGCCCGCTTCGACGGCGAGGTGTGGCGGCTCTCGGGAGACAAGTACTTCGCGAGCGGGGCCGGCCTCACCGACTACGCCATCGCGACGGCGAGGCCCGAGGGCGCGCCGAGCGGCCCCAAAGGGCTCGCCCTTTTTCTCGTGCCGCGGCTGCGCAAGGATGGGAACCTCAATTTCCACGTGCGCCGACTCAAAGACAAGAGCGCAACGCGCGCCGTGCCCTCCGGCGAAGTGGAATTCGCCGACACCGAGGCCTTTCTCATCGGCGACAAACATCTCGGCATTTATTACACGCTCGAAAACCTGACCGTCTCCCGGCTGGCCAATGCCGCTGGTGCCATGGGCATCGTGCAGAAGGCCCTGCTCGAAGTCATGCAGCGCGTCCGCCACCGTCGCAGCTTCGGCCATGCCCTGCGCGATCACGCCCTCATCCGGCGCGATCTCACCGACTTTGCCGTCCGCCACGCCGGCGGGCTCGCGCTCACCTTTCAGGCCATTGACCTGTTTGATCAGGCGTGGCAGGAGCGCCCGCCGTACAGCCCGAAGTACCATCTTGCGCGGCTGTACACCCATCTGGCCAAAACGCGCACGGCGGATCACGCGGCTCACCTCACCGCGATGGCCATGGAGCTGTTTGGCGGCCTCGGTTTTCTGGAGGAGTACGCCATCGCCCGCTGGCACCGCGAAGCCCTCATCACGCCGATTTGGGAAGGGCCGAGCAACATTCAGGCACTGGATTTCCTGGAGACTTTAATGAAACTCGGCAGTGTGGACGACGTGATCGACCGCATCGCGGCACCACTTTTGGGCCGCGGCGTACCGGGAGGGAACGATGCCGTGAAGCGCGTGCGCCAGGAGGTCGCGGCGTTGCGCGCGCTGCCCCGCCCTGAGGCGGAGTGGCAATCGAAGTCGGTTCTGCGCACCGTGGCAGATCTCGCGCAGGCGGCGAGCCTGTACCGGCTGGCCGAAACCGCAGGGGAACGGTACGAGAAGCTGGGACAGCTGTACCTGTCTCACTTCCTGGATGGCCAGGAGTATCCGTCCTGGGCGTTCTATGATTCGTCCGTTTGGGGGTGGATGTGA
- a CDS encoding MerR family transcriptional regulator, protein MRRQYYTIRDLADMFDITPRTLRHYEDVGLLNPVRRGAKRLYSERDRVRLQLILRGRRLGFSLPEIAEMLDLYDADPTEITQLREVIRRGDEKLRQVELQISELEALRDELVAMRSRLQQALDEKLRQAHQKGCDD, encoded by the coding sequence ATGCGCCGCCAGTACTACACCATTCGCGATCTCGCCGACATGTTCGACATCACGCCGCGCACCCTGCGCCATTACGAGGACGTGGGCCTGCTGAATCCCGTGCGCCGAGGCGCAAAGCGCCTCTACAGCGAGCGGGATCGCGTCCGCCTGCAACTCATCCTGCGCGGGCGCCGCCTGGGATTTAGCCTGCCCGAGATCGCCGAGATGCTGGACCTGTACGACGCCGATCCGACCGAAATCACGCAGCTGCGCGAAGTCATTCGGCGAGGCGACGAAAAACTGCGCCAAGTGGAACTCCAGATCTCCGAACTGGAGGCCCTTCGCGACGAGCTCGTCGCGATGCGGAGCCGCCTCCAACAAGCGCTGGACGAAAAGTTGAGACAGGCTCATCAGAAAGGGTGTGACGATTGA